Proteins found in one Melospiza georgiana isolate bMelGeo1 chromosome 1, bMelGeo1.pri, whole genome shotgun sequence genomic segment:
- the ADCYAP1 gene encoding pituitary adenylate cyclase-activating polypeptide: MCSKAILALLVYGIIMHCSVYCSPAAGLQYPALRLEDEVYDEDGNTLQDFAYDQEPLGIANPSSVIGEMYTLYYPPEKRHADGIFNKAYRKLLGQLSARKYLHSLMAKRVGGASGGLGDDAEPLTKRHIDGIFTDSYSRYRKQMAVKKYLAAVLGKRYKQRIKNKGRRVAYL; the protein is encoded by the exons ATGTGTAGCAAAGCGATCTTAGCACTTCTGGTCTATGGCATAATAATGCACTGCAGCGTCTACTGCTCACCTGCGGCTGGACTTCAGTACCCGGCGCTCAG GCTGGAGGATGAAGTCTACGACGAGGACGGGAACACCCTGCAGGACTTCGCCTACGACCAAGAGCCCCTCGGTATAGCGAATCCGTCCTCCGTGATCGGCGAGATGTACACCTTGTATTACCCACCGGAAAAGAG GCACGCCGATGGGATCTTCAACAAAGCCTACAGGAAACTCCTGGGCCAGTTATCCGCCAGGAAATATCTGCACTCGCTGATGGCCAAGCGGGTCGG CGGTGCCAGCGGCGGCCTGGGGGACGATGCGGAACCGCTGACCAAGCGGCACATAGACGGCATCTTCACGGACAGCTACAGCCGCTACCGGAAACAAATGGCTGTCAAGAAATACTTAGCAGCCGTCCTGGGGAAAAGGTATaaacaaagaattaaaaacaaaggacGCCGAGTAGCGTATTTGTAG